A portion of the Bifidobacterium lemurum genome contains these proteins:
- a CDS encoding zinc-dependent alcohol dehydrogenase family protein yields the protein MKALVLTGVKEFEIQELPTPTIAPNEVLINTAYAGVCGTDHDLYAGRPGSAAAVPPIVLGHENSGVVAAVGSEVTNVVVGDRVAVDPNIYCGQCEFCLTQRPELCDHLSAVGVTRDGGLAEQFTAPATVVYKLPDNVSLRDAAAIEPVSCGVHGLDLLDLHPYQKALVIGDGFMGQIFAQLLQAYGVHQVDLAGIFDEKLKRNQEEFGVANIYNTTREAIPADSYDVVIEAVGLPATQAQAVAATKKGAQVLMFGVGPQEAHFEMNTYDIYKKQLTIQGSFINPLTFRDAISLVSAGKMNIGGLISHELELEQVQDFLDGKITGVSKAVVKLGK from the coding sequence ATGAAGGCTCTCGTGCTCACCGGCGTCAAGGAATTCGAAATCCAGGAACTGCCGACCCCGACCATCGCGCCGAATGAGGTGCTGATCAACACCGCCTATGCGGGCGTGTGCGGCACCGACCATGATCTGTACGCCGGCCGCCCCGGCTCCGCCGCCGCCGTGCCGCCGATCGTGCTCGGCCACGAGAACTCCGGCGTGGTCGCCGCCGTCGGCTCGGAGGTCACCAATGTGGTCGTCGGCGACCGTGTGGCCGTCGACCCGAACATCTACTGCGGCCAGTGCGAGTTCTGCCTCACGCAGCGCCCCGAACTGTGCGACCATCTCTCCGCCGTAGGCGTGACCCGCGACGGCGGCCTCGCCGAACAGTTCACCGCCCCCGCCACCGTGGTCTACAAGCTGCCCGACAACGTCTCCCTGCGCGACGCGGCCGCCATCGAACCCGTCTCCTGCGGCGTGCACGGCCTCGACCTGCTCGACCTGCATCCCTACCAGAAGGCGCTGGTCATCGGAGACGGCTTCATGGGCCAGATCTTCGCCCAGCTGCTGCAGGCCTACGGCGTGCACCAGGTCGACCTCGCCGGCATCTTCGACGAGAAACTCAAGCGCAACCAGGAGGAGTTCGGCGTCGCCAACATCTACAACACCACCCGCGAGGCCATCCCCGCCGACTCCTACGACGTGGTGATCGAGGCCGTGGGTCTGCCCGCCACCCAGGCGCAGGCCGTGGCCGCCACCAAGAAGGGCGCGCAGGTGCTGATGTTCGGCGTCGGCCCGCAGGAGGCGCATTTCGAGATGAACACCTACGACATCTACAAGAAGCAGCTGACCATCCAAGGCTCCTTCATCAACCCGCTCACCTTCCGCGACGCGATCTCGCTGGTGTCGGCCGGCAAGATGAACATCGGCGGCCTGATCAGCCACGAGCTGGAACTCGAACAGGTGCAGGACTTCCTCGACGGCAAGATCACCGGCGTCTCCAAGGCCGTCGTCAAGCTCGGCAAGTGA
- a CDS encoding VOC family protein, with translation MTTPMTAFTTDLQHSGMPAKDLDETIEFYTTKLGFELAGLFKNGENRCAFLRYGHLTIETWEGDPAPMTTGAINHWAFDTPDIEAAFENAKALGLDFKDTEIQSIPSFWDNGIRYFNVYGPNGETIEFCQIV, from the coding sequence ATGACCACACCTATGACCGCGTTCACCACCGACCTGCAGCATTCCGGCATGCCGGCCAAGGACCTGGACGAGACCATCGAGTTCTACACCACCAAGCTCGGCTTCGAACTGGCCGGCCTGTTCAAGAACGGCGAGAACCGCTGCGCCTTCCTGCGCTACGGGCATCTGACCATCGAAACCTGGGAGGGCGATCCCGCGCCGATGACCACGGGCGCGATCAACCATTGGGCCTTCGACACGCCGGACATCGAGGCCGCGTTCGAGAACGCGAAGGCGCTGGGGCTCGATTTCAAAGACACAGAGATCCAGTCCATTCCCTCGTTCTGGGACAACGGCATCCGCTATTTCAACGTCTACGGCCCCAACGGCGAGACCATCGAGTTCTGCCAGATCGTGTGA
- a CDS encoding carboxypeptidase regulatory-like domain-containing protein, translating into MVRDQDGNAVPGATVTIGNGETLTADENGHYGATVDPGEYTFTTAADGYENGGETSVVLASGELAVQDLKLGATLTAYGTIAGTVTALGLPVEGATVTATGADDVIEGTATTDADGRYSIRAEVADGYKLAVSKSGYSAGAAEGVSVAKNTAAKADFALTQVEPEVKVVIDENFDDETTGDFTASADGALVAATNSKVGTVTVEEDADNPGNKYLHINKTSGSKGTLGVYNAGALNLSGVVTIEARIKRAVQGTAGNQIALYSYTESGWKTSDPAGSAGPTATFGIANGKVFTHKGLDDKNPTNLADAANGGNWIDVKGVYDTETNAWEVFVDGESKFQGVGRTAVETLDRLLFFINGTNVGDLLVDSFKVTQGVALAENDATLATLDVTSAAGDSVALSRSGDSFTGTVDTFDEKVVLSAGALSGAATVAINGQSVAADGTVEVALAAPSNSDAATVETTIPVTVTAADGATTREYTVVVSRTNPSQTTYLKSLAVEGHEFTATFDRTKQGEDHPNVVNGEVASDVESVTVTFERGWTTDPGQGIKVNGELVAADVNAVVVPLVEGENTITVNADSYTGEASDYIITLTRASAPPTAPEGWTTVEDLGETLGFTEYASAENGTLTLGEGMGAYKHAKATLPESVSAVTKAIVEFDWSATINNKGGFEFRDADGTLVFAIGGKKTEELRWATEAKGDVLYETLGSVTDSVLTQYEPRWSSAKRSAAETVHVALEVDFAAETPAADDTKATNAGTVTYTITDKRSGAVIASESVSTTATSLDRLYAVNYYNTAIQTVRNFTVFTPIADPEPEPEPEPEPVDKAALDEAIARMDAAGLVESEYTAESWAVFTEALADAKTASADGSATQEAVDAALAALNEAYGALESAPEPEPAPEPEPEPEPEPSPEPEPDGNGGSWLQSLRQWWSALWKSLLWWLG; encoded by the coding sequence ATGGTGCGCGACCAGGACGGCAACGCCGTACCGGGCGCGACCGTGACCATCGGGAACGGCGAGACTCTGACCGCCGACGAGAACGGCCATTACGGCGCGACCGTCGATCCGGGAGAATACACCTTCACCACCGCGGCCGACGGCTATGAAAACGGCGGCGAAACCTCGGTGGTGTTGGCATCCGGCGAACTGGCCGTCCAGGATCTCAAGCTTGGCGCGACGCTGACGGCCTACGGCACCATCGCAGGCACGGTCACCGCGCTCGGACTGCCTGTGGAAGGCGCGACCGTCACCGCGACCGGTGCCGACGACGTCATCGAAGGCACCGCGACCACAGACGCCGACGGCAGGTACTCGATCAGGGCCGAAGTCGCCGACGGCTATAAACTCGCCGTCTCCAAGAGCGGATACAGCGCGGGCGCGGCGGAAGGCGTGTCCGTGGCGAAGAACACCGCCGCCAAAGCGGACTTCGCGCTCACCCAGGTGGAGCCCGAGGTGAAGGTCGTCATCGACGAGAACTTCGACGATGAGACGACCGGCGACTTCACCGCAAGCGCCGACGGCGCGCTGGTCGCGGCGACCAACAGCAAGGTGGGCACCGTCACCGTGGAGGAGGATGCCGACAATCCTGGCAATAAATACCTGCACATCAACAAGACCTCGGGCTCCAAGGGCACACTGGGCGTGTACAACGCCGGGGCGCTGAACCTCAGCGGCGTCGTGACCATCGAAGCGCGTATCAAACGTGCCGTGCAAGGAACGGCAGGCAACCAGATCGCCCTCTACTCCTATACGGAAAGCGGCTGGAAGACGAGCGATCCGGCCGGCTCCGCCGGTCCGACCGCGACCTTCGGCATCGCCAACGGCAAGGTGTTCACCCATAAAGGACTGGACGACAAGAACCCCACCAATCTGGCCGATGCGGCGAACGGCGGCAACTGGATCGACGTCAAGGGCGTGTACGACACGGAGACCAACGCCTGGGAGGTGTTCGTCGACGGCGAATCGAAATTCCAAGGGGTTGGCCGAACCGCGGTGGAAACGCTCGACCGTCTCCTGTTCTTCATCAACGGCACCAACGTCGGCGACCTGCTGGTGGATTCCTTCAAGGTGACCCAAGGCGTGGCGCTGGCCGAGAACGACGCCACGCTCGCCACACTCGACGTGACCTCCGCCGCAGGCGACTCCGTGGCGCTCTCCCGCAGCGGCGACTCCTTCACCGGCACTGTGGACACCTTCGACGAGAAGGTGGTCCTGTCGGCGGGCGCGCTGAGCGGCGCCGCCACGGTGGCGATCAACGGCCAGAGCGTTGCGGCCGACGGCACCGTCGAGGTCGCGCTCGCCGCGCCGTCCAACAGCGACGCCGCGACGGTCGAGACCACGATTCCCGTGACCGTCACCGCCGCGGACGGGGCGACCACGCGTGAATACACGGTCGTCGTCTCCCGCACCAACCCCAGCCAGACCACCTATCTGAAGAGTCTGGCCGTGGAAGGCCACGAGTTCACCGCCACCTTCGACCGCACCAAGCAGGGTGAGGATCATCCGAACGTGGTGAACGGTGAGGTCGCGTCCGACGTGGAATCCGTCACCGTGACGTTCGAGCGCGGATGGACGACCGATCCCGGGCAAGGAATCAAGGTGAACGGCGAACTCGTCGCCGCCGACGTCAACGCCGTGGTCGTGCCGCTCGTCGAAGGCGAGAACACCATCACGGTGAACGCCGACTCCTACACCGGTGAGGCCAGCGACTACATCATCACCCTCACCCGCGCCTCCGCGCCGCCGACCGCTCCGGAAGGTTGGACGACCGTCGAGGATCTCGGCGAAACGCTCGGCTTCACTGAGTATGCGAGCGCGGAAAACGGTACGCTCACGCTTGGCGAGGGTATGGGAGCCTATAAGCACGCCAAAGCCACGCTGCCTGAATCGGTAAGCGCCGTGACGAAGGCCATAGTGGAATTCGATTGGAGCGCGACGATCAACAACAAGGGCGGCTTTGAGTTCCGCGATGCCGACGGAACGCTGGTGTTCGCCATCGGAGGCAAGAAAACCGAGGAACTTCGGTGGGCCACCGAAGCCAAGGGCGACGTGCTGTACGAGACTCTCGGTTCCGTGACGGATTCGGTGCTCACGCAATACGAGCCGCGGTGGAGCAGCGCCAAGCGGAGTGCCGCCGAAACGGTCCATGTGGCGCTGGAAGTGGACTTTGCCGCCGAGACGCCGGCGGCGGACGATACGAAGGCGACGAATGCGGGCACGGTGACGTATACCATCACCGACAAGCGGTCCGGTGCGGTCATCGCTTCCGAATCCGTCTCCACCACAGCCACATCGCTGGACCGCCTGTACGCGGTGAACTACTACAACACCGCCATCCAGACGGTCAGGAACTTCACGGTGTTCACTCCCATCGCCGACCCGGAGCCGGAACCCGAGCCCGAACCCGAGCCGGTCGACAAGGCCGCATTGGACGAGGCGATCGCTCGGATGGACGCCGCGGGCCTGGTCGAATCGGAGTACACGGCCGAATCGTGGGCGGTGTTCACCGAGGCGTTGGCCGACGCGAAGACGGCGTCCGCGGACGGTTCCGCCACCCAGGAGGCTGTGGACGCCGCCCTCGCCGCGCTGAACGAGGCATATGGGGCGTTGGAATCCGCTCCCGAACCCGAACCAGCTCCCGAACCCGAGCCTGAGCCCGAGCCGGAACCCTCTCCCGAACCCGAACCGGACGGCAACGGCGGATCCTGGCTGCAGTCGCTGCGCCAGTGGTGGTCGGCCTTGTGGAAGTCGCTCCTGTGGTGGCTGGGCTGA
- a CDS encoding ROK family transcriptional regulator has translation MKTASVTALKEQNRRAITDYLYRHHDVTKQTLERELELSLPTITANLRALEQEGLIVRGAPQESTGGRKAQTYEFSPASHAAIGVAACAGGITMCAVDLRGSVIARRHKTTQYRDSDAYYRKLGAMVTEFADAVAKQGSAILGVAFSIQGIVSPDGRTITFGNIVGNTGLTLETLAQGVDYPALMIHDSDASAMAELWFDSTITDAVCVYLERRPGGAVIVGGQLYQGPNQCNGTIEHMRLVPGGAECCCGQRGCMDVYCSPETLMEDGESLPGFFSVLEQGERDHRERFDEWLGNVAQAVANIRTVLAGDIIIGGEAARYLDDADIIDLKRRVDALSPFASERFELRKSSCADDQNIIGAALRFVQTYIDEICGE, from the coding sequence ATGAAGACAGCATCCGTCACCGCGCTGAAGGAACAGAACCGCCGCGCCATCACCGACTACCTCTACCGGCACCATGACGTCACCAAACAGACGCTGGAACGCGAGCTGGAACTCAGTCTGCCGACCATCACCGCCAACCTGCGGGCCTTGGAGCAGGAGGGACTGATCGTCCGCGGCGCGCCGCAGGAATCCACCGGCGGACGCAAGGCGCAGACCTACGAGTTCTCCCCCGCATCCCACGCCGCCATCGGTGTGGCCGCCTGCGCCGGAGGCATCACCATGTGCGCCGTGGACCTGCGCGGCAGCGTCATCGCCCGCAGGCACAAAACCACCCAATACCGCGACAGCGACGCCTACTATCGCAAACTCGGCGCGATGGTCACCGAATTCGCCGACGCCGTGGCCAAACAGGGCAGCGCCATCCTCGGCGTCGCCTTCTCCATCCAAGGCATCGTCTCTCCCGACGGGCGGACCATCACCTTCGGCAATATCGTGGGAAACACCGGACTGACGCTGGAAACGCTGGCGCAGGGCGTCGACTATCCCGCGCTGATGATCCACGACTCGGACGCCTCCGCCATGGCCGAGCTATGGTTCGATTCCACCATCACCGACGCGGTCTGCGTGTATCTGGAACGCCGGCCGGGCGGCGCGGTGATCGTGGGCGGGCAGCTCTACCAGGGGCCGAACCAATGCAACGGCACCATCGAGCATATGCGCCTCGTGCCCGGCGGCGCGGAATGCTGTTGCGGGCAGCGCGGATGCATGGATGTCTACTGCTCGCCGGAGACGCTGATGGAGGACGGCGAAAGCCTGCCGGGCTTCTTCAGCGTGCTGGAACAGGGCGAACGCGATCATCGCGAACGCTTCGACGAATGGTTGGGCAATGTGGCGCAGGCGGTGGCGAACATCCGCACCGTGCTCGCCGGCGACATCATCATCGGCGGCGAGGCGGCGCGCTATCTCGACGACGCGGACATCATCGACCTCAAACGCCGTGTGGACGCGCTCAGCCCCTTCGCCTCGGAGCGTTTCGAGCTGCGCAAAAGCAGCTGCGCCGATGACCAGAACATCATCGGCGCAGCCCTACGCTTCGTCCAAACCTACATCGACGAGATCTGCGGCGAGTAG